A window from Pagrus major chromosome 4, Pma_NU_1.0 encodes these proteins:
- the mc1r gene encoding melanocyte-stimulating hormone receptor, translated as MALSNASLSNPSVLHVDFTLIDFMDDNETNLTTGEQNSLGCVQIRVPQELFLTLGLISLVENILVVLAIIKNRNLHSPMYYFICCLAVSDILVSVSNVVETIFMLLNDHGLMDVHPGMLRFLDNVIDVMICSSVVSSLSFLCTIAADRYITIFYALRYHSIMTTQRAVTIIVVVWLASITSSILFIVYHTDNAVIVCLVTFFCTTLVFNAVLYLHMFLLAHVHSRRIMAFHKARRQSTSMKGAITLTILLGVFILCWGPFFLHLILILTCPTSPFCNCFFRNFNLFLILIICNSLIDPLIYAYRSQELRKTLQELVLCCWCFGV; from the coding sequence ATGGCGTTGAGCAACGCGTCCCTATCCAACCCCTCCGTCCTCCACGTGGACTTCACCCTGATTGACTTTATGGACGACAACGAGACGAACCTCACCACCGGAGAGCAGAACTCGTTGGGCTGCGTGCAGATCCGCGTCCCTCAGGAGCTCTTCCTGACCCTGGGGCTCATCAGCCTGGTGGAGAACATCCTGGTGGTTCTCGCCATCATCAAGAACCGCAACCTGCACTCGCCCATGTACTACTTCATCTGCTGCCTGGCCGTCTCCGACATCCTGGTCAGCGTCAGCAACGTGGTGGAGACCATATTCATGCTCCTCAACGACCACGGCCTGATGGACGTGCACCCCGGCATGCTGCGCTTCCTGGACAACGTCATCGACGTGATGATCTGCAGCTCCGTGGTGTCCTCGCTCTCCTTTCTGTGCACCATCGCCGCGGATCGCTACATCACCATCTTTTACGCGCTGCGCTACCACAGCATCATGACCACGCAGCGCGCCGTCACCATCATCGTGGTGGTGTGGCTGGCCAGCATCACCTCCAGCATCCTCTTCATCGTGTACCACACCGACAACGCTGTCATCGTGTGCCTCGTGACCTTCTTCTGCACCACCCTGGTGTTTAACGCCGTGCTCTACCTGCACATGTTCCTCCTGGCGCATGTGCACTCCCGGCGCATCATGGCTTTCCACAAAGCCAGGCGCCAGTCCACGAGCATGAAGGGCGCGATTACCCTCACCATCCTGCTCGGGGTGTTTATTTTATGCTGGGGCCCCTtcttcctccacctcatcctcatcctcacctgCCCCACCAGCCCCTTCTGTAACTGTTTCTTCAGAAACTTTAACCttttcctcatcctcatcatctgTAACTCGCTCATCGATCCGCTCATCTACGCCTACCGGAGCCAGGAGCTGCGTAAAACCCTACAGGAGCTGGTGCTGTGCTGTTGGTGCTTCGGGGTGTGA